Proteins encoded by one window of Kribbella italica:
- the nirD gene encoding nitrite reductase small subunit NirD: MTVPTTTAAVAVCAYEDLLPERGVAALVGDRQVALFRTYAGDVYALANTDPFSGANVLSRGIVGSRGEVPTVASPMFKQVFDLRTGVCLDDPAVAVAAYAVEVVDGQVLVGLGAAGVGVPGEPQPALLGDAVRGGLGEG; encoded by the coding sequence ATGACCGTTCCGACGACCACCGCCGCCGTGGCGGTGTGCGCCTACGAGGACCTGCTGCCCGAGCGCGGCGTCGCCGCCCTGGTCGGCGACCGGCAGGTCGCGCTGTTCCGGACCTACGCCGGCGACGTGTACGCGCTGGCCAACACCGACCCGTTCAGCGGGGCGAACGTGCTGTCGCGGGGGATCGTCGGGAGCCGGGGCGAGGTGCCGACGGTCGCGTCGCCGATGTTCAAGCAGGTCTTCGATCTGCGGACCGGGGTGTGTCTGGACGATCCGGCGGTCGCTGTTGCGGCGTACGCGGTGGAGGTCGTGGACGGGCAGGTGCTGGTGGGCTTGGGGGCGGCTGGGGTGGGAGTGCCCGGTGAGCCTCAGCCGGCTTTGCTGGGGGATGCTGTCCGTGGTGGTCTCGGTGAAGGCTAA
- a CDS encoding uroporphyrinogen-III synthase — MKAKPGPLSGCTIAVTAHRRADDLIASFERRGAKVLHAPTLQIVPAPDDHALIEATRRVIANPPDDVVVTTAVGFRGWVEAADTAGLAADLLGTLEQSRLLARGPKARGAIRAAGLVEHWSARSETTAEVVEWLRDQGVVGRKIVVQLHGLSDPGLQDTLRQAGASVRGLEVYRWGPAPDPAVVERVLGQIIGGAVDAVVHTSAPAAQALLDAAALHAQYDALVAVLRTGRVLNACVGPVTAGPFVALGLDPLVPDRYRLGALIRSVTDRLTDDNARSIETTFGQLVIRGGAAVLDGVVLPLGPGPRAVLSALVDAGGDVVSRPELLAVLPGAEDVHAVEVTVNRLRTAVGRPELVRTVVRRGYRLAVEPAAVPT; from the coding sequence GTGAAGGCTAAGCCGGGGCCGCTCAGTGGCTGCACGATCGCGGTCACGGCGCACCGGCGGGCCGACGACCTGATCGCGTCGTTCGAGCGGCGCGGTGCGAAGGTCCTGCACGCGCCGACGCTGCAGATCGTGCCCGCGCCGGACGACCACGCCCTGATCGAGGCGACCCGGCGGGTGATCGCGAACCCGCCCGACGACGTGGTGGTGACCACCGCGGTCGGCTTCCGAGGGTGGGTCGAGGCGGCCGACACCGCCGGGCTGGCGGCGGACCTGCTCGGCACGCTGGAACAGTCGCGGCTGCTGGCGCGCGGGCCGAAGGCGCGTGGGGCGATCCGGGCCGCTGGGTTGGTCGAACACTGGTCGGCCCGCTCGGAGACCACCGCCGAGGTCGTCGAGTGGCTGCGCGACCAGGGGGTCGTCGGCCGCAAGATCGTCGTACAGCTGCACGGTCTGTCGGACCCCGGCCTGCAGGACACCTTGCGGCAGGCCGGCGCGTCGGTGCGCGGGCTGGAGGTGTACCGCTGGGGCCCGGCGCCGGACCCGGCGGTCGTCGAGCGAGTCCTCGGCCAGATCATCGGCGGAGCGGTCGACGCCGTGGTCCACACCTCGGCGCCGGCCGCTCAGGCCTTGCTGGATGCGGCCGCGCTGCATGCCCAGTACGACGCTCTGGTTGCCGTACTCCGTACCGGTCGAGTCCTCAACGCCTGCGTCGGCCCGGTCACCGCGGGGCCGTTCGTTGCCCTGGGCCTCGATCCGCTGGTCCCCGACCGGTACCGCCTGGGCGCGCTGATCCGCAGCGTCACCGACCGCCTCACCGACGACAACGCCCGCTCCATCGAAACCACCTTCGGCCAACTCGTCATCCGAGGCGGGGCCGCCGTACTGGACGGCGTGGTCCTCCCGCTCGGCCCTGGTCCCCGGGCGGTCCTCTCCGCCTTGGTCGACGCGGGCGGAGATGTCGTCTCCCGCCCGGAGCTGCTCGCCGTCCTCCCCGGCGCCGAGGACGTCCATGCGGTGGAGGTCACCGTCAACCGTTTGCGCACGGCTGTGGGCCGGCCTGAGCTCGTCCGGACTGTTGTACGACGTGGTTATCGGTTGGCAGTGGAACCTGCGGCGGTCCCGACGTGA
- a CDS encoding sirohydrochlorin chelatase: MTDLIAAAHGTADPRGIRVIHALTREIARQRPGLPVSLGFVDVDRPALPSLVDRVVADSNQTVIVPLLLSSGYHVSTDVQAEAHRRPHQVSAAGPLGPHPVLAQILADRLIEGLAGGGDRTTGSVADALGDGRRRFADRLRGVDSVVLAAAGSSDHRALLACSRVAAELAAVVDRPVEVGCVSGAGERLGAVLARTSGRVAVATYLLAPGFFADRVAGLAAQAGAVATQPLGADPRLAALALHRYDEALRTAALTV; encoded by the coding sequence ATGACCGACCTCATCGCCGCCGCACACGGCACCGCGGACCCGCGCGGCATCCGGGTGATCCATGCGCTGACCCGCGAGATCGCGCGCCAGCGCCCGGGGCTTCCGGTCTCCCTCGGCTTCGTCGACGTCGACAGGCCGGCGCTCCCGTCGCTGGTCGACCGGGTGGTTGCCGACAGCAACCAGACGGTGATCGTCCCGCTGCTTCTCAGCTCCGGCTACCACGTCAGCACCGACGTGCAGGCCGAAGCCCACCGCCGTCCGCACCAGGTCAGCGCGGCGGGTCCGCTGGGACCGCACCCAGTCCTCGCCCAAATCCTCGCCGACCGGCTGATCGAGGGTCTGGCTGGTGGCGGCGACCGTACGACCGGCAGCGTCGCCGACGCACTGGGCGACGGGCGACGCCGCTTCGCCGATCGGCTTCGTGGGGTCGACAGCGTCGTGTTGGCGGCGGCGGGATCCTCCGACCATCGGGCTCTGCTTGCCTGCTCCAGGGTTGCTGCGGAGTTGGCGGCGGTGGTCGATCGACCGGTTGAGGTCGGCTGTGTCTCGGGCGCCGGGGAGCGGTTGGGCGCCGTACTGGCTCGGACGTCCGGGCGGGTTGCTGTTGCCACTTACCTGCTCGCGCCTGGCTTCTTTGCTGACCGGGTCGCCGGTCTTGCCGCACAGGCGGGTGCCGTCGCCACCCAGCCGCTCGGCGCCGACCCGCGCCTGGCCGCTTTGGCTCTTCACCGGTACGACGAGGCGCTCCGGACTGCAGCGCTGACTGTCTGA
- a CDS encoding DUF6891 domain-containing protein, whose product MGIFDKFKRRPNATDDQRAAAAAEPEPAPVAVPPPAEAPSDAAQQVADLREQVELWVRPGFLSRADVLEYARDFRDDDEVPLDDEQLTLLVEDVWQARLAEQGSWPAYTDADRVAAAFAELEANGVVARMNFTCCQNCGVSEIDDERPADRPSSGYVFFHQQDAERLAEEPAQLYLAYGTLDPEQGRVAEQDQAVGERIRAALLAQDLPVEWDGSSAQRISVGPISWRRRLT is encoded by the coding sequence GTGGGGATCTTCGACAAGTTCAAGCGCCGCCCGAACGCCACGGACGACCAGCGAGCAGCCGCCGCTGCGGAACCGGAACCGGCGCCGGTCGCCGTACCGCCGCCGGCTGAGGCACCTTCTGATGCTGCTCAGCAGGTTGCTGATCTGCGGGAGCAGGTCGAGCTTTGGGTTCGGCCGGGGTTCTTGAGTCGGGCCGACGTGCTGGAGTATGCGCGCGACTTTCGGGATGACGACGAGGTGCCGCTGGACGACGAGCAGTTGACGCTGCTGGTGGAGGACGTGTGGCAGGCTCGGCTTGCTGAGCAGGGTTCGTGGCCGGCGTACACGGATGCCGATCGGGTGGCGGCGGCGTTTGCTGAGCTGGAGGCGAACGGTGTGGTGGCCCGGATGAACTTCACATGTTGCCAGAACTGCGGTGTGTCGGAGATCGACGACGAGCGGCCGGCGGATCGGCCGTCGAGTGGGTACGTGTTCTTTCACCAGCAGGATGCGGAGCGGTTGGCTGAGGAGCCGGCGCAGCTCTATCTGGCGTACGGGACGCTCGACCCGGAGCAGGGGCGGGTCGCTGAGCAGGACCAGGCGGTGGGTGAGCGGATCCGGGCTGCGTTGCTCGCGCAGGATCTGCCGGTGGAGTGGGACGGTTCTTCGGCTCAGCGGATCTCAGTGGGTCCCATCAGCTGGCGTCGTCGGTTGACCTGA
- a CDS encoding nitroreductase/quinone reductase family protein produces MSDFNRPVIDEFRANRGRVGGPFEGAPLILLTTTGARSGRPHTTPAVYAADAGRLIVFATNAGSPSAPAWLHNLRAHPTVTVELGTARCEATATELTGSERDRLYAEQARRNPAFQAYQDGTSRRIQVVALVPTRLDAAALQLREIHNGLRRQLATLRAAVDGGLELPENLDDLQRNCLTFCSALHAHHTHENGVFPTLAADFPHLEPAIDQLRADHEAVAALNTALIATAQNLGAAPTETLRAQLHTLTEALESHYLREEIELAYRPDAPMPVSSSA; encoded by the coding sequence GTGAGCGACTTCAACCGCCCGGTCATCGATGAGTTCCGCGCCAACCGAGGGCGAGTGGGCGGCCCGTTCGAGGGCGCGCCGCTGATCCTGCTGACCACCACCGGCGCCCGCTCGGGGCGGCCGCACACCACTCCTGCCGTGTACGCCGCTGACGCCGGCCGCCTGATCGTGTTCGCCACCAACGCCGGCAGCCCGTCCGCGCCCGCCTGGCTGCACAACCTGCGCGCCCACCCGACCGTCACCGTCGAACTCGGCACCGCCCGCTGCGAAGCCACCGCCACCGAACTCACCGGCTCCGAACGCGACCGCCTGTACGCCGAGCAGGCGCGCCGCAACCCCGCGTTCCAGGCCTATCAGGACGGCACGTCGCGCCGCATCCAGGTCGTCGCCCTCGTCCCGACCCGCCTGGACGCCGCGGCCCTCCAACTCCGCGAGATCCACAACGGCCTCCGCCGGCAACTCGCGACCCTCCGCGCCGCCGTCGACGGCGGCCTCGAACTACCGGAGAACCTCGACGACCTCCAGCGCAACTGCCTCACCTTCTGCAGCGCCCTGCACGCCCACCACACCCACGAGAACGGCGTCTTCCCCACCCTCGCCGCCGACTTCCCGCACCTCGAGCCCGCGATCGACCAGCTCCGCGCGGACCACGAGGCCGTCGCGGCCCTCAACACCGCCTTGATCGCCACCGCCCAGAACCTCGGCGCGGCCCCCACCGAAACCCTCCGCGCCCAGCTCCACACCCTGACCGAGGCCCTCGAGTCCCACTACCTCCGCGAGGAGATCGAACTCGCCTATCGCCCGGACGCGCCGATGCCGGTCTCGTCCAGCGCGTAG
- a CDS encoding MarR family winged helix-turn-helix transcriptional regulator: MSSVDESIRTLLLLMPRLVGRAKRMKIPDELAGMNLAPRHLSLFAYLLFDGPLGVNDLAERLEVTPATVSLMVGDLTRQGILERREHPDDRRRAIVTLADTHRAAIDNWLARSAHAWRQALEPLTDDQRRLFVQTLRTYEDAI, encoded by the coding sequence ATGTCAAGCGTCGACGAGAGTATTCGGACGTTGTTGCTGCTGATGCCGCGGCTGGTCGGCCGGGCGAAGCGGATGAAGATCCCCGACGAGCTCGCGGGGATGAATCTGGCGCCACGGCACCTGTCGCTGTTCGCGTACCTGCTGTTCGACGGCCCGCTGGGCGTCAACGACCTGGCCGAACGCCTGGAGGTCACACCGGCGACGGTCAGCCTGATGGTCGGCGACCTGACCCGCCAGGGCATCCTCGAACGCCGCGAACACCCCGACGACCGCCGCCGCGCGATCGTCACCCTCGCCGACACCCACCGCGCCGCCATCGACAACTGGCTCGCCCGCAGCGCCCACGCCTGGCGCCAGGCCCTCGAGCCCCTCACCGACGACCAGCGCCGGCTCTTCGTCCAGACCTTGAGGACCTATGAGGATGCGATCTGA
- a CDS encoding MerR family transcriptional regulator: MSAESGSWTITELASEYDVTLRTIRFYEDRGLLTPERRGTARVYHPRDRVRLALILRGKRLGFSLDEIATIVDMYDAEPGEEGQLVYLLQQIAIRRADLEQRRRDLDQTLDDLSEVARRCQADLDKLRSA, encoded by the coding sequence GTGAGTGCCGAGTCAGGGTCCTGGACGATCACCGAGCTGGCGTCGGAGTACGACGTCACGCTGCGCACGATCCGTTTCTACGAGGACCGTGGGCTACTCACCCCCGAACGCCGCGGCACGGCCCGCGTCTACCACCCCCGCGACCGCGTCCGGCTGGCCCTCATCCTGCGCGGCAAGCGCCTCGGCTTCTCGCTCGACGAGATCGCCACCATCGTCGACATGTACGACGCCGAGCCTGGCGAGGAGGGCCAGCTCGTCTACCTCCTGCAGCAGATCGCCATCCGCCGGGCCGACCTCGAGCAACGCCGCCGCGACCTCGACCAGACCCTGGACGACCTCTCCGAGGTAGCCCGCCGCTGCCAGGCCGACCTCGACAAGCTCCGCAGCGCCTGA
- a CDS encoding acyl-CoA dehydrogenase family protein, with the protein MSFELSEEHREFRASVRDFAQAEITPYAAEWDRKHHFPVETVQKMGQLGLFGLTAPEQYGGAGGDFTSLCVAIEEISRADQSMGITLEAAVGLGINPILTYGTDEQKQTWLPDLVAGRTLAGFGLTEPESGSDAGATKTRAVLDGDEWVIDGSKQFITNSGSAITSLVTVTARTGDRPDGRPEISTLIVPTGTPGFVAEAQYDKLGWHASDTHPLSFAGCRVPRENLLGERGRGFAQFLATLDDGRVAIGAVALGCIKACLEMSVQYAGERKTFGVPIGQKQGVAFQISDLKVMADAAELLVYRAAALKDAGAPYQEFKQAAAVAKLYSSEAAVTATRIATQVFGGYGFMEEYPVTRFYRDAKILEIGEGTSEVQRMLIARGLGLPVE; encoded by the coding sequence ATGTCGTTCGAGTTGTCCGAGGAGCACCGCGAGTTCCGCGCCAGCGTGCGCGACTTCGCGCAGGCCGAGATCACGCCGTACGCCGCCGAGTGGGACCGCAAGCACCACTTCCCGGTCGAGACCGTGCAGAAGATGGGCCAGCTCGGCCTGTTCGGGCTGACCGCGCCGGAGCAGTACGGCGGCGCCGGCGGCGATTTCACCAGCCTGTGCGTGGCGATCGAGGAGATCTCCCGCGCCGACCAGTCGATGGGCATCACGCTCGAGGCCGCGGTCGGGCTCGGGATCAACCCGATCCTGACCTACGGCACCGACGAGCAGAAGCAGACCTGGCTGCCGGACCTGGTCGCCGGGCGCACGCTGGCCGGGTTCGGGCTGACCGAGCCGGAGTCGGGCTCGGACGCCGGCGCGACCAAGACCCGCGCGGTGCTGGACGGCGACGAGTGGGTGATCGACGGGTCGAAGCAGTTCATCACCAACTCCGGCTCGGCGATCACGTCGCTGGTCACGGTCACCGCGCGGACCGGCGACCGTCCCGACGGGCGGCCGGAGATCTCCACGCTCATCGTCCCGACCGGTACGCCGGGGTTCGTCGCCGAGGCGCAGTACGACAAGCTCGGCTGGCACGCCTCCGACACCCACCCGCTGTCGTTCGCGGGCTGCCGGGTGCCGCGGGAGAACCTGCTCGGCGAGCGCGGGCGCGGGTTCGCGCAGTTCCTGGCGACGCTGGACGACGGCCGGGTCGCGATCGGCGCGGTCGCGCTGGGCTGCATCAAGGCCTGCCTGGAGATGTCGGTCCAGTACGCCGGGGAGCGCAAGACGTTCGGCGTACCGATCGGGCAGAAGCAGGGCGTGGCGTTCCAGATCTCCGACCTGAAGGTGATGGCGGACGCGGCGGAGCTGCTCGTTTATCGCGCGGCTGCGCTCAAGGACGCCGGAGCGCCGTACCAGGAGTTCAAGCAGGCGGCGGCGGTCGCGAAGCTGTACTCGAGCGAGGCGGCGGTGACCGCGACGCGGATCGCGACGCAGGTGTTCGGTGGGTACGGCTTCATGGAGGAGTACCCGGTGACGCGGTTCTACCGCGACGCCAAGATCCTGGAGATCGGCGAGGGCACGTCGGAGGTGCAGCGGATGCTGATCGCCCGCGGCCTTGGTCTCCCGGTCGAGTGA